In the Candidatus Palauibacter australiensis genome, ACGCTCTGGCTGATCATCGCCGGGCTGCTCGGCATGAGCACCAAGTTCGCCGAGTGCACGCTGGCGGTGAAGTACCGGCGCACCAACCCGGACGGCTCCGTCAGCGGCGGCCCGATGTACTACCTGCAGCACGGGCTGGAGCTGCGGAACCTGCCGGGGATCGGCCGCGGCCTGGGGATGTTCTACGCCGCCGCCATGGTCCTGGGTTGCCTCGGCATCGGCAACATGTTCCAGTCCAACCAGGCGGCCGCCATCCTGATCGAGGTGACGGGCGCCGAGGGCAGCTTCTTCAGCGACAAGGCCTGGCTGCTCGGCCTCCTCATGGCCGGCGCGGTGGCGCTGGTCACCGTCGGCGGCATCAGGAGCATCGCCCGCGTCACCTCCCGGCTGGTGCCCTTCATGGCGGTCCTCTACGTGCTGTCGGCGCTGGCCATCATCGGGCTGAACGCCGACCGGCTGCCCGGCGCCATCGTCCAGATCTGGGACGGGGCGTTCTCGGCGGACAGCATCGGCGGCGGCATGATCGGCGTGATGATCATCGGGTTCCGGCGGGCCGTGTTCTCGAACGAGGCGGGCCTCGGCTCCGCCGCCATCGCGCACTCGGCGGTGCAGACCGACGAACCGTGCACCGAGGGCTTCGTCGGCCTGCTCGAGCCGTTCATCGACACGGTGGTCATCTGCACGATGACGGCGCTCGTCATCATCACCACCGTCTACGATCCGTCGCTGGCCGACACCGGGATCACCGGCATCGAGATGACGAAGACCGCCTTCGAGAGCACGCTCTCGTGGTCGCCCGTGCCCCTTTCGGTGGCGGCCGTGCTGTTCGCCTTCTCCACCATGATTTCGTGGAGTTATTACGGCCTGAAGTCCCTCACCTACCTGACGGGCGAGAACCGAACCGTGGAAGCCGGCTTCAAGCTGTTCTTCTGCGGTTTCGTGGTCCTGGGCGCCAGCCTGCAACTGGGAGCGCTGATCGATCTCTCGGACGCCGTGATCTACGTGGTCGCGATTCCCAACCTGCTCGGCCTGTACCTGCTGGCCCCGGTCCTGAAGCGCGAGATGCACTCCTACCGCGAGCGACTCGGCCGCTACTGAGCACCGAGGAATGAGAAGAATGGGGGAAGAGAAGAATGGGGAGAATGAGAAGAATGAGGAGAACATGACCCTTGAAAACGGACCGGCGGAGTTGAGGGTTCGCGAGTTGGGGGTGGGGTATCGGCGGGGGCGGGCGGTGCTGGGGGGGCTGTCGCTCGATATCGTGCCGGGCGAGGTGCTCGCGGTGGTGGGGCCCAACGGGTCGGGGAAGACGACGCTCTTCCGCACGCTGCTGGGCGTGCTGGCCCCGATCGAGGGCGAGGCCACGGTGTCCGGCGCGGGGCCGGCGGACTACCGGCGGCGGCACGGGATCGGCTACCTGGCGGAAGACACGGTGCTCCCGCCGGGGTGGACGTGCGACGGCCTGCTCGCGCTCGCGGCCGCCGCGGCCGGTCCCGACGCCGACACCGAGCGCGCCTGCCGGCTGGCCGGGGTGGATTACGACACCGGCGGCCCCGCCGACGCGCTCTCCAAGGGAATGCGGCGCCGGCTGGCGCTCGCCATGGCCCTGATGCGGCCGACCGGATTGCTCTTCCTCGATGAGCCCGAGTCGGGACTGGACCCCGGGCAGCGCATCCGTCTCCGCCGGCGGATCGAGGAGATTCGCGGCCAGTCCACGATCCTCGTCGCCAGCCACGACCTCGGCGAACTGGCGATGATGAGCGACCGCGTGCTCCTGATCGACCGGAAACGCGGCCGCATCGTGCTGCCACCGGAAGGCGGGTTCACGCGCGAGTTCCTCGAGACGGAGTTCGTCGGACTGGAAGGGGCGGTGTCATGAACGGGACCATGAACATCATCAAGGCCTCCATGCTGAACGCGTTGCGCCGCCGGTGGAAGCTCGCGCTGGTCGTGTTCCTGTTCGGCGTCGGCCTGGTCATCTTCACGCACGCCTACGACATGACGGCCCTGGACAACGTGCGGATCATGGGGACGCCGTCCGACGTTGAAGGCGGCGAGCCGTCCCCGGAGCAGGTGGAAGCCATGGCGCGCCGAGCGGGCATGTTCGTCCTCTTCGCTCTGTTGATGAGCGCCTTCGCCCTCGGCACGATGCTCCTCGCCTTCCTGATGCCGGGCGGGATGGTCGCGAACGAGCAACGGAGCGGCGCGATCATGCTGTGGGCGCAGCATCCGATGCCGCTGCGTTCCTTCTACCTGCGGCGATATGCCGGCGTACAGATCGCCACCGTCGCCGCTCTCGCGATCTTCGGCCTGACGGGCGCCGTCGCGGCACTGCCGCCCGGGGGCGGGTCCCCCACGGGAGTGGGAGGGGTGGTGAACCTCTGCCTCACCGGCGTGCTCGCATGCGCGATCAGCTTCGCGTTCACCGCGCTCGGCATCCGCCGGGCCGCACTCTTCGGGATGCTGTACTTCGTGCTCTCGGGGACTGTGGAGGGGGTGGAGGTGACCAGCTCTGAGGTGGGCAGGGCTTCAGAGACCTGGACGGCGGGGGAGTCGACCGGGGGCGTGCTGCCGTTCGTCCTCTTTCCCGGTGGAGTCATCGACGATCTCGTCGCGGGGTTCGGGTCCGGGGTGGCTTGGGACTGGGGGGCGACGGGGCTGGTCCTCTATCACTTCGCCCTGTGGACCGGCATCGCGTGGCTCGGGCTGCTCAGGATCGAGAAGCGGCCGCTGAAGCTGTGACGCGGCGGCTGGGACGCAGCTGCCGCGGCGCAGCTACTGCTGCAGGCGGAGGACGAAGAGGCCCTCGTCCCAGCTCGACGCGATGAAGATGCCGCTCTCGAACCAGGGGTAGGTCGACCAGGAGCCGTCGAAGTTCGTTTCGTTGTGCCCGGGCACGGTGTCGAAATACCCAGCCTCGCGCGGGTTCGCGGGGTCCGAGATGTCGAGGATGCGCACGCCGAACGCGTAGTTGGAGTGATAGATCAGGCCGGCGTGCACGTAGAGGTTGTGGTCGATCGCCTCGGTCGGACCCAGGTGCTCCTTCACGAGAACCGGATCGTCGAGGTCGGCGAGGTCCCACACGAGCAGGCGCGTCCGCGAGACCCGGTTGTTCCTCTCGTCGTTTTCGTCGTTCTGATAGAAGTACCGCTGGTCTTCGCTCAGCCACCCCTGGTGGATGTAGTCGCTGTCGGCGTAGGACGCGGTCGACAGCGTCACCGGGTTCGCCTTGTCCGTCACGTCGGACACGACGATCACGGTCTCGTTCGAACCGATGCAGATCTCGCGGCCCGCGTGCTCCGCGTCCGGCCCCCGGTACACGACGCACTGGACGTCGTGCGTGTAGCCGCTGCCGCGGAACCCGGTCCCTTCCGCGGCATGGCAACCCGCGAACGTCGGGCTCTTCGGGTCCGAGAGGTCGATCATGTGCAGGCCGCCCCCGCAGGTCTCGCCGCCGGAGTTGCTGCCGACGGCGTAGGCGAAGCCCGTCTCCTCGTTGATCGCGATGTTGTGGACCGCGCTCACGTCCCGGTAGCGCGCGTCCGCCCCCAACTCCGTGAACTCGGTGAGTCCGCGAAGCCGGGTGAGATCGAGAACCTGCATCCCGTGGCCGGTGATGTTGTCCGCGACGACGTACGCGTGATCCTCGTACACCTTCATGTCGCGCCAGCCGCTGTGCGAGGTCGCCGAGGGCATGAAGGCGATGGGGCGCGGTTCGGTCGGGGTCGAGAGATCGACGATGGCGAGCCCGTCGTGGCGGCCCACCAGCGCGTACT is a window encoding:
- a CDS encoding choice-of-anchor B family protein; this translates as MRSSPALALMAMAAVACVDPPTGPPDPEPPEPPPVAPPEPPPPPPVAAQIVPCEGGSAAGFPCDRVDLAAHVSVPDLSPGRTPAGSANQWAVNDIWGWTDPQTGVEYALVGRHDGLAIVDLSTPTEPRPIAFMPSATSHSGWRDMKVYEDHAYVVADNITGHGMQVLDLTRLRGLTEFTELGADARYRDVSAVHNIAINEETGFAYAVGSNSGGETCGGGLHMIDLSDPKSPTFAGCHAAEGTGFRGSGYTHDVQCVVYRGPDAEHAGREICIGSNETVIVVSDVTDKANPVTLSTASYADSDYIHQGWLSEDQRYFYQNDENDERNNRVSRTRLLVWDLADLDDPVLVKEHLGPTEAIDHNLYVHAGLIYHSNYAFGVRILDISDPANPREAGYFDTVPGHNETNFDGSWSTYPWFESGIFIASSWDEGLFVLRLQQ
- a CDS encoding alanine/glycine:cation symporter family protein; the encoded protein is MGVDEFVNRVMRPVADAVSEFIFFSVPVGGAEMPLIVAWLIAGGAFFTLYLGFINVRGFRHALDLVRGRYTDPSQPGEVTPFQALATAVSGTVGIGNIAGVAVAISLGGPGATLWLIIAGLLGMSTKFAECTLAVKYRRTNPDGSVSGGPMYYLQHGLELRNLPGIGRGLGMFYAAAMVLGCLGIGNMFQSNQAAAILIEVTGAEGSFFSDKAWLLGLLMAGAVALVTVGGIRSIARVTSRLVPFMAVLYVLSALAIIGLNADRLPGAIVQIWDGAFSADSIGGGMIGVMIIGFRRAVFSNEAGLGSAAIAHSAVQTDEPCTEGFVGLLEPFIDTVVICTMTALVIITTVYDPSLADTGITGIEMTKTAFESTLSWSPVPLSVAAVLFAFSTMISWSYYGLKSLTYLTGENRTVEAGFKLFFCGFVVLGASLQLGALIDLSDAVIYVVAIPNLLGLYLLAPVLKREMHSYRERLGRY
- a CDS encoding ABC transporter ATP-binding protein encodes the protein MTLENGPAELRVRELGVGYRRGRAVLGGLSLDIVPGEVLAVVGPNGSGKTTLFRTLLGVLAPIEGEATVSGAGPADYRRRHGIGYLAEDTVLPPGWTCDGLLALAAAAAGPDADTERACRLAGVDYDTGGPADALSKGMRRRLALAMALMRPTGLLFLDEPESGLDPGQRIRLRRRIEEIRGQSTILVASHDLGELAMMSDRVLLIDRKRGRIVLPPEGGFTREFLETEFVGLEGAVS